One genomic region from Mytilus trossulus isolate FHL-02 chromosome 9, PNRI_Mtr1.1.1.hap1, whole genome shotgun sequence encodes:
- the LOC134684626 gene encoding homeobox protein ceh-30-like, which produces MAYRQNVQSKMSFSIEELSKSSRVMNPVRTDAVVNHIHDIYLPTSSQSCTADMVRPLSNSDQRTQNKRKRQDSLHSDNSFSSTDSSSRDCTSPGSCSDDSDKSYQQPKRARTAYTNSQLMELELYYSNRKYLQIEDRPVLAMKLKLSQHKIKWWFQNRRMKEKRQIKSTSYNSPRELSQFVGVGKPGSRMMTTMECNGNISQQSYSPFPMVSPYTYGMSPFVYPGYSQQFYSSVLPQSDIQELRT; this is translated from the coding sequence atgGCTTATCGACAGAACGTTCAAAGCAAGATGTCCTTCAGCATTGAAGAACTGTCAAAGAGTAGCAGGGTCATGAATCCTGTACGCACTGATGCAGTTGTCAACCACATCCACGACATATATTTACCAACCAGCAGCCAGTCATGTACAGCAGATATGGTGCGTCCACTTTCCAACTCAGATCAACGTACTCAAAACAAGAGGAAACGACAAGACTCATTACATTCTGACAACAGCTTCAGCTCTACAGACTCGTCATCAAGAGATTGTACTTCACCTGGTTCATGCTCAGACGACTCGGATAAATCCTATCAACAACCAAAGAGAGCCAGAACTGCCTACACAAACTCACAACTGATGGAACTAGAACTATACTACAGCAACAGGAAATACCTTCAGATTGAAGATCGACCAGTGCTTGCCATGAAACTCAAACTCAGTCAACATAAGATTAAATGGTGGTTCCAGAATCGAAGAATGAAAGAAAAGCGTCAAATCAAGAGTACAAGCTACAACAGTCCACGAGAGTTGTCACAGTTTGTTGGTGTAGGTAAACCTGGTTCCCGAATGATGACAACAATGGAATGCAATGGTAACATCAGTCAGCAGTCATACTCACCATTCCCAATGGTGTCGCCTTATACGTATGGTATGTCACCGTTTGTGTACCCTGGTTATAGTCAACAGTTCTACAGCAGCGTATTACCACAGTCTGACATACAGGAACTGAGGACTTGA
- the LOC134682937 gene encoding SAP30-binding protein-like has translation MERIDSTAAMASLASYDETSDKSDDEGIVNVASVDNISDDDDEDSRPPSQPATTLELEDENSKSESTPQSQDTAPKPKPHRKITRLVSNYGLDEEEGDEDDMSISSEEEEEEEEESLYGPEKRVDRTTSLNAEQASSLSRSMLNKSFDEIEIPPAPPGKCPAKLQDKISGLFEKMRKGLDMNDKIQRRKDFRNPSIYEKLIEFIGIDEKGSNYPAEVFDPHAWGKESFYDQLDKAQKVEMEKREKERKDRTKVEFVTGTKRPQSSTDVTSGDDKKRKTKWDNQPTSNVTGSRGGLPGVINPNVVSGSASGTKSTVIPATGNITKKPK, from the exons ATGGAGAGAATCGACAGTACAGCTGCAATGGCTTCATTAGCCTCGTATGACGAAACATCTGACAAGTCTGACGATGAAGGCATTGTAAATGTGGCATCAGTTGACAATATATCTGATGACGACGATGAAGATTCAAGACCACCATCACAACCTGCCACAACCCTAGAACTGGAAGATGAAAACAGCAAATCTGAATCTACCCCACAGTCACAGGACACTGCACCGAAACCAAAGCCACATAGAAAAA TAACAAGACTGGTATCTAATTATGGATTAGATGAAGAGGAGGGTGATGAAGATGATATGAGTATATCCTCTGAGGAGGAAGAAGAAGAGGAAGAGGAGAGCTTGTACGGACCAGAAAAG aGAGTGGATAGAACTACATCATTGAATGCTGAACAGGCTT CATCACTATCAAGAAGTATGCTGAACAAGTCTTTTGATGAAATAGAGATTCCACCAGCTCCACCTGGGAAATGTCCGGCTAAATTACAA GACAAAATATCTGGTTTGTTTGAAAAGATGAGAAAAGGTTTAGATatgaatgataaaatacaaaggAGGAAAGACTTCAGAAATCCAAG TATCTATGAGAAGTTGATAGAGTTTATTGGAATAGATGAAAAGGGATCAAATTATCCTGCT GAGGTATTTGATCCCCATGCTTGGGGGAAAGAATCATTCTACGATCAATTAG ACAAAGCTCAAAAAGTGGAAATGGAGAAAAGagagaaagaaagaaaagatcGAACGAAG gtTGAATTTGTAACAGGAACTAAGAGACCTCAATCTTCCACAGATGTCACATCCGGAG atgataaaaaaagaaagacaaagtGGGACAATCAACCTACATCTAATGTGACTGGTTCCCGGGGAGGATTACCTGGTGTTATTAACCCTAACGTAGTGTCTGGTTCTGCTTCAGGAACTAAGTCTACAGTCATACCTGCAACAGGAAATATTACCAAAAAACCTAAATGA